A single region of the Duganella sp. BuS-21 genome encodes:
- a CDS encoding pyridoxal phosphate-dependent aminotransferase — MRPIKKSNKLAEVCYEIRGPVPEKARQMEEEGHKITKLNIGNLAVFGFDPPDEIVQDMKVNLSNAAGYTDSKGMFAPRKAVMHYTQGKNIRGVTIDDIYLGNGASELIVMSMNALLNNGDEVLVPAPDYPLWTAAVSLSGGKPVHYICDEQQDWFPDIADMRRKITPNTRAIVVINPNNPTGALYPVELLLQIIDLAREHDLIIYADEIYDKVLYDEAQHVSIASLCDDLLFVTFNGLSKNYRACGYRSGWMVVSGEKSHAKDYIEGLNMLASMRLCANAPGQFAIQTALGGYQSIDDLVGPGGRLLKQRDLAYKLLTEIPGVTCVKPKAALYMFPRLDPKIYPIADDQQFAYELLAETKVLIVQGSGFNWIAPDHFRVVFLPNSDDMVDAFGRMAKFMESYRKRHGASF, encoded by the coding sequence TTGCGACCGATTAAAAAATCGAACAAACTGGCGGAAGTCTGCTACGAAATCCGCGGCCCGGTACCTGAAAAAGCCCGGCAAATGGAGGAAGAAGGCCACAAAATTACCAAGCTCAACATCGGTAATCTGGCCGTCTTCGGCTTCGATCCGCCGGATGAGATCGTCCAGGATATGAAGGTCAACCTGTCCAACGCGGCCGGCTACACCGACTCCAAAGGCATGTTCGCGCCGCGCAAGGCGGTGATGCATTACACCCAGGGCAAGAATATCCGTGGCGTGACCATCGACGATATCTACCTCGGCAACGGCGCGTCCGAGCTGATCGTGATGTCGATGAACGCGCTGCTCAACAACGGCGACGAAGTGCTGGTGCCGGCGCCCGATTACCCGCTGTGGACCGCCGCCGTGTCGCTGTCGGGCGGCAAACCGGTGCACTACATCTGCGACGAGCAGCAGGACTGGTTCCCGGACATCGCGGACATGCGCCGCAAGATCACGCCGAACACGCGCGCGATCGTGGTCATCAATCCCAACAATCCGACCGGTGCGCTGTACCCGGTCGAGCTGCTGCTGCAGATCATTGATCTGGCGCGCGAGCACGACCTGATCATCTACGCCGATGAAATCTACGACAAGGTGCTGTACGACGAGGCCCAGCACGTGTCGATCGCCTCGCTTTGCGACGACCTGCTGTTCGTGACCTTCAACGGCCTGTCGAAAAATTACCGCGCCTGCGGCTACCGTTCCGGCTGGATGGTGGTCTCGGGCGAGAAATCGCACGCCAAAGACTACATCGAGGGCCTCAACATGCTGGCCTCGATGCGTTTGTGTGCCAACGCACCGGGGCAGTTTGCGATCCAGACCGCGCTCGGCGGCTACCAGTCCATCGACGACCTGGTGGGCCCGGGCGGGCGCCTGTTGAAGCAACGCGATCTGGCTTACAAGTTGTTGACCGAGATACCGGGCGTCACTTGCGTCAAGCCGAAAGCGGCGCTGTACATGTTCCCGCGCCTTGATCCGAAGATATATCCGATCGCGGACGACCAGCAGTTCGCCTACGAGCTGCTGGCCGAAACCAAAGTGCTGATCGTCCAGGGGAGCGGCTTCAACTGGATCGCGCCGGATCACTTCCGCGTCGTGTTCCTGCCGAACTCGGACGATATGGTGGACGCTTTCGGCCGCATGGCCAAGTTCATGGAAAGCTACCGCAAGCGCCACGGCGCCAGCTTTTAG
- a CDS encoding Mth938-like domain-containing protein, protein MKLHQSDTQKYQTITGYDETGVEINAERYHYSLIVLPESPPRAWNAPTFESITAEHFALIGQDDPDVVILGTGARQRFIHPRLSAALTMRRIGVECMDSQAACRTYNILMGEGRKVTLALVIDASEAP, encoded by the coding sequence ATGAAGCTCCACCAAAGCGATACCCAAAAATACCAGACCATCACCGGCTACGATGAAACCGGCGTCGAAATCAATGCCGAGCGCTATCACTACAGCCTGATCGTGCTACCCGAATCCCCGCCGCGCGCGTGGAATGCGCCGACCTTTGAATCCATTACCGCAGAGCATTTCGCGCTGATCGGCCAGGACGACCCGGACGTGGTCATCCTCGGCACCGGCGCGCGCCAGCGTTTCATCCACCCACGCCTGAGCGCCGCGCTGACGATGCGCCGCATCGGCGTCGAATGCATGGACAGCCAGGCCGCCTGCCGCACCTACAACATCCTGATGGGAGAAGGCCGCAAGGTCACCCTGGCCCTGGTGATCGACGCCAGCGAAGCACCATAA
- a CDS encoding glycosyltransferase family 39 protein — MNDLYNSKRFLWSLGALFALLWLYVLDLRSLVPPDEGRYAEMAREMWLSGDWITTRLNGIKYFEKPPLQTWMNALSFGAFGLGEWQARLWTGLCGLGGVLFSGYAAHRVFGTRAGFYAALVLGSSLFWVAAGQVNSLDMGLAGMMTMALGALLIAQRDAATATERRNWMLLCWAGMALAVLAKGLIGVVLPGAVLVLYSLLARDVGIWQRLHLGKGLLLFCAIAAPWFVLVALKNPEQPYFFFIHEHWERFLLKTHRREGGWYYFLVLLAPGALPWLGVLPQALWHGARRAPGMFQPRLLLLVWVVFITFFFSASSSKLPGYIVPVFPALAILIAVHLEHASRMQRMLAAGVLILVGVAGIAALPHMIETAVAHPAERALLEAFQPWVLTAAIVAAAGGALAILHARYRRRDLSVLSLAVAGFLAVQIILAGFEPYGDMRSGKTVVQKILPHLQPDTRIYSVFMYEQSMTYYLNREVTLVEYWDEFTFGLRQEPEKSLPFQGFVEQWAYLTAQRTKAVAIVGDQTYEVLKARGLSVHVLSQDPRRIVITNL; from the coding sequence ATGAACGATTTGTACAATTCGAAGCGATTCCTGTGGTCGCTGGGGGCGCTGTTCGCCCTGCTCTGGCTGTACGTGCTGGACCTGCGCAGCCTGGTGCCGCCCGATGAGGGCCGCTACGCTGAAATGGCGCGCGAGATGTGGCTCAGCGGCGACTGGATCACCACCCGCCTGAACGGCATCAAATACTTCGAAAAACCGCCGCTGCAAACCTGGATGAACGCGCTGTCCTTCGGCGCCTTCGGCCTGGGCGAATGGCAGGCGCGCCTGTGGACCGGCCTGTGCGGCCTGGGCGGCGTGCTATTCAGCGGCTATGCCGCGCACCGTGTATTCGGCACGCGCGCCGGCTTCTACGCCGCACTGGTGCTCGGCTCCAGCCTGTTCTGGGTAGCTGCGGGCCAGGTCAATTCGCTCGATATGGGCCTGGCCGGCATGATGACTATGGCGCTGGGCGCGCTGCTGATCGCCCAGCGCGACGCCGCCACGGCGACCGAACGGCGCAACTGGATGCTGCTGTGCTGGGCCGGCATGGCGCTGGCGGTGCTGGCCAAGGGCCTGATCGGCGTGGTGCTGCCGGGCGCGGTGCTGGTGTTGTACAGTCTGCTGGCGCGCGACGTCGGCATCTGGCAGCGCCTGCACCTGGGCAAAGGCCTGCTGCTGTTCTGCGCCATCGCGGCACCATGGTTCGTGCTGGTGGCGCTGAAAAATCCGGAGCAGCCCTACTTCTTCTTCATCCACGAACACTGGGAACGCTTCCTCCTCAAGACCCACCGCCGCGAAGGCGGCTGGTACTACTTCCTGGTGCTGCTAGCGCCGGGCGCCCTGCCGTGGCTGGGCGTGCTGCCGCAGGCGCTGTGGCACGGGGCGCGCCGCGCGCCGGGCATGTTCCAGCCCAGGCTGTTGCTGCTGGTCTGGGTCGTGTTCATCACCTTCTTCTTCAGCGCCTCCAGCTCCAAGCTGCCCGGCTATATCGTGCCGGTGTTCCCGGCGCTGGCGATCCTGATCGCGGTCCACCTGGAACACGCCTCGCGCATGCAACGCATGCTGGCCGCCGGCGTGCTGATCCTGGTGGGCGTGGCCGGCATCGCCGCGCTGCCGCACATGATCGAGACGGCGGTGGCCCATCCCGCCGAACGGGCGCTGCTGGAAGCGTTCCAGCCGTGGGTGCTGACGGCCGCCATCGTGGCCGCCGCCGGCGGCGCGCTGGCCATCCTGCATGCGCGCTACCGGCGCCGCGACCTCAGCGTGTTGTCGCTGGCGGTGGCCGGCTTCCTCGCGGTGCAAATCATCCTGGCCGGCTTCGAGCCCTACGGCGACATGCGCTCCGGCAAGACGGTGGTGCAAAAGATCCTGCCCCACCTCCAGCCCGACACGCGCATCTACTCGGTCTTCATGTACGAGCAATCGATGACCTACTACCTGAACCGCGAAGTCACGCTGGTCGAATACTGGGACGAATTCACCTTCGGCCTGCGCCAGGAACCGGAGAAGTCGCTGCCGTTCCAGGGCTTCGTCGAACAATGGGCCTACCTGACGGCGCAGCGGACCAAGGCCGTGGCCATCGTCGGCGACCAGACTTATGAAGTGCTCAAAGCCCGTGGCCTGTCGGTACACGTGCTGTCGCAAGACCCGCGCCGCATCGTCATTACCAATCTGTAA
- a CDS encoding SMR family transporter, protein MNPATFLFIVTGVLLNAVAQLLLKAGARNVGEIHLSLNNLFSVAWRVGTQLPIIGGLACYVLSVVLWIIALSRVDVSIAYPMLSLGYVVTAFGAWYLFGEALSVQRLLAIVVILVGVAWLART, encoded by the coding sequence ATGAATCCAGCGACTTTTCTCTTCATCGTCACCGGCGTGCTGCTCAACGCCGTGGCGCAATTGCTGCTCAAGGCCGGTGCCCGCAACGTCGGTGAAATCCATCTGAGCTTGAACAATCTGTTCAGCGTCGCCTGGCGCGTCGGCACGCAGTTGCCCATTATTGGCGGGCTCGCCTGCTATGTGCTGTCGGTGGTGCTGTGGATTATCGCGCTGTCGCGGGTTGATGTGTCGATCGCCTATCCGATGCTGTCGCTGGGCTATGTGGTCACCGCTTTCGGCGCTTGGTATCTGTTCGGCGAAGCACTGTCGGTGCAGCGTTTGCTGGCCATTGTCGTCATCCTGGTCGGCGTCGCATGGCTGGCGCGCACCTGA
- a CDS encoding DegT/DnrJ/EryC1/StrS aminotransferase family protein produces MSTDLPFLPFSKPSIDEATIAAVGEVLRSGWITSGPKVAAFEAQMSAYFGGRPVRTFNSGTCTMEIALRIAGIGPGDEVITTPVSWVATANVIIEVGATPVFADIDPLTRNLDLDKLEAAITPRTRAIIPVYLSGLPLDMDRLYAIADRHQLRVVEDAAQAFGSEWKGRRIGAFGDFVSFSFQANKNITTGEGGALVLNNLEEARLAEKYRLQGVSRSGVDGIDVDVLGGKYNMSDIMAAIGLGQFANVDHITAQRRALARRYYEAFGPQFEAQSGAQLPLQAFDSSNYHLFQIVLPDHGPGTRADFMRAMQERFNIGTGYHYAPIHLFTLYRERGFKEGMFPVAEKVGRLTVTLPMFYAMSVADVERVVAAVKAILIK; encoded by the coding sequence ATGTCGACCGACCTGCCCTTCCTGCCGTTCTCCAAGCCTTCCATCGATGAAGCCACGATCGCCGCCGTCGGCGAGGTGCTGCGCTCGGGCTGGATCACCAGCGGCCCCAAGGTGGCGGCGTTCGAGGCGCAGATGTCGGCATATTTCGGCGGCCGTCCGGTGCGTACCTTTAATTCCGGCACCTGCACCATGGAGATCGCGCTGCGCATCGCCGGCATCGGTCCCGGCGATGAAGTCATCACCACGCCGGTGTCGTGGGTGGCCACCGCCAACGTCATCATCGAGGTCGGCGCCACGCCGGTGTTTGCCGATATCGATCCACTGACCCGCAACCTCGACCTCGACAAGCTGGAAGCGGCCATCACGCCGCGCACCCGCGCCATCATTCCGGTTTACCTGTCCGGCCTGCCGCTCGACATGGACCGTTTGTACGCCATCGCCGACCGGCACCAGCTGCGCGTGGTGGAAGATGCGGCGCAAGCCTTCGGCTCGGAATGGAAAGGCCGGCGCATCGGCGCCTTCGGCGACTTCGTCTCCTTCAGCTTCCAGGCCAACAAGAACATCACCACCGGCGAAGGCGGCGCGCTGGTGCTGAACAACCTGGAAGAAGCCAGGCTGGCCGAGAAGTACCGCCTGCAAGGCGTGAGCCGCAGCGGCGTGGACGGCATCGACGTCGATGTGCTGGGTGGCAAATACAATATGAGCGACATCATGGCGGCGATCGGCCTGGGCCAGTTTGCCAACGTCGACCACATCACCGCGCAGCGCCGCGCGCTGGCACGCCGCTACTACGAAGCCTTCGGTCCGCAGTTCGAAGCGCAGTCCGGCGCCCAGCTGCCGCTGCAGGCCTTCGACAGCAGCAACTACCACCTGTTCCAGATCGTCCTGCCCGACCACGGTCCCGGCACGCGCGCCGATTTCATGCGCGCCATGCAGGAACGTTTCAACATCGGCACCGGCTACCACTATGCGCCGATCCACTTGTTCACGCTGTACCGCGAGCGCGGCTTCAAGGAAGGCATGTTCCCGGTCGCCGAAAAGGTCGGCCGCCTGACCGTCACCCTGCCGATGTTTTACGCCATGAGCGTCGCCGACGTCGAGCGCGTGGTGGCCGCCGTGAAAGCGATCCTGATCAAATGA
- a CDS encoding glycosyltransferase codes for MSATLNLPATGAAPEISVVIPIYNEQAGLAALFARLYPALDLLGASYEIVFVNDGSRDNSVSILAEQFRIRPDVTRVVLFNGNYGQHMAILAGFEAARGQIMITLDADLQNPPEEIGKLVLKMREGYDYVGSIRRKRQDAAWRTYASKAMNRLRERITNIKITDQGNMLRAYGRNVVDLMNQCAEVNTFVPALAYRFARNPTEIVVEHEERAAGESKYSLYSLIRLNFDLVTGFSLVPLQFYSMLGMLMSAASALLVVVLLGRRLFLGAEAEGVFTLFAISFFFMGVILFGIGLLGEYIGRIFQQVRARPRYVVQTILQQQAGGAAAELPSTVEKRTVGCPYE; via the coding sequence ATGAGCGCCACGCTGAACCTGCCGGCCACCGGAGCGGCGCCGGAAATCTCGGTAGTCATCCCGATCTACAACGAGCAGGCCGGCCTGGCAGCGCTGTTCGCGCGCCTGTATCCGGCGCTCGACCTGCTGGGCGCATCGTACGAGATCGTGTTCGTCAACGACGGCAGCCGCGACAACTCGGTGTCGATCCTGGCCGAGCAGTTCCGCATCCGTCCCGACGTCACGCGCGTGGTGCTGTTCAACGGCAACTACGGCCAGCACATGGCCATCCTGGCCGGCTTTGAAGCGGCGCGCGGCCAGATCATGATTACACTCGACGCCGACCTGCAAAACCCGCCGGAAGAAATCGGCAAGCTGGTGCTCAAGATGCGCGAAGGCTACGACTACGTCGGCTCGATCCGCCGCAAGCGCCAGGACGCGGCCTGGCGCACCTACGCCTCCAAGGCCATGAACCGGCTGCGCGAGCGCATCACCAACATCAAGATCACCGACCAGGGCAATATGCTGCGCGCCTACGGCCGCAACGTGGTGGACCTGATGAACCAGTGCGCCGAGGTCAACACCTTCGTGCCGGCGCTGGCCTACCGCTTCGCCCGCAACCCGACCGAGATCGTGGTCGAGCACGAGGAACGCGCCGCCGGCGAATCGAAGTATTCGCTGTACAGCCTGATCCGCCTGAACTTCGACCTGGTCACCGGCTTCTCGCTGGTGCCGCTGCAGTTTTATTCCATGCTGGGCATGCTGATGTCGGCCGCCTCGGCGCTGCTGGTGGTGGTGCTGCTCGGACGTCGCCTGTTCCTGGGCGCCGAAGCGGAAGGCGTGTTCACGCTGTTTGCGATTTCCTTCTTCTTCATGGGCGTCATCCTGTTCGGCATCGGCCTGCTGGGCGAATATATCGGCCGTATTTTCCAGCAGGTGCGCGCCCGCCCGCGCTACGTGGTGCAAACGATTTTGCAGCAGCAAGCGGGCGGCGCCGCCGCCGAGCTGCCCTCCACGGTGGAAAAACGCACCGTCGGCTGTCCGTATGAATAA
- a CDS encoding formyltransferase produces the protein MNKHHDAQDARPRAVVFAYHNVGVRCLKVLLAGGVDVALVVTHEDSAGENIWFESVISLCQAEGIPYLTPSDARSPELLAQVRAAQPDLMFSFYYRYMLPAELLAVAPAYNMHGSLLPEFRGRAPVNWAVLHGATVTGASLHEMTVKPDAGAIVAQMEVPILPDDTAHEVFGKVQVAAEQALWRVLPSLLDGTAPRLHNDLRQGGYFGGRKPEDGRIDWNQPAQQVYNLHRAVAPPYPGAFTEIGGVRYVIERARLAANLVGIGLPPGLAVVDDGIFGVCGDGRMLTIFSLTADGLAITPAQLQARLAAAASPSPENTQ, from the coding sequence ATGAATAAGCACCACGACGCACAGGACGCGCGCCCGCGCGCGGTGGTGTTCGCCTATCACAACGTCGGCGTGCGCTGCCTCAAGGTCCTGCTGGCCGGTGGCGTCGACGTCGCGCTGGTGGTCACGCATGAAGACAGCGCCGGCGAGAACATCTGGTTCGAATCGGTGATCTCGCTGTGCCAGGCCGAGGGCATTCCCTACCTCACGCCGTCCGACGCCCGATCGCCGGAGCTGCTGGCGCAGGTGCGGGCCGCACAGCCCGACCTGATGTTCAGCTTCTACTACCGCTACATGCTGCCGGCCGAGCTGCTGGCGGTGGCGCCGGCCTACAATATGCACGGCTCGCTGCTGCCGGAATTCCGCGGCCGCGCGCCGGTCAACTGGGCGGTGCTGCACGGCGCCACCGTCACCGGCGCCTCGCTGCACGAGATGACCGTCAAGCCCGACGCCGGCGCCATCGTGGCGCAGATGGAAGTGCCGATTCTGCCGGACGACACCGCACACGAAGTGTTCGGCAAGGTCCAGGTGGCGGCCGAGCAGGCGCTGTGGCGCGTGCTGCCGTCGCTGCTGGACGGCACGGCGCCGCGCCTGCACAACGATCTGCGCCAGGGCGGCTACTTCGGCGGCCGCAAGCCCGAAGACGGCCGCATCGACTGGAACCAGCCGGCCCAGCAGGTCTACAATCTGCACCGCGCGGTGGCCCCGCCCTACCCTGGCGCGTTTACCGAGATCGGCGGCGTGCGCTATGTAATCGAGCGCGCGCGCCTGGCGGCCAACCTGGTCGGCATCGGCCTGCCACCCGGCCTGGCCGTGGTGGACGACGGCATTTTCGGCGTCTGCGGCGATGGTCGCATGCTGACGATTTTCTCGCTGACTGCCGACGGACTTGCCATCACACCAGCACAGTTGCAAGCCCGCCTGGCTGCGGCCGCATCACCATCACCGGAAAACACACAATGA
- a CDS encoding bifunctional UDP-4-keto-pentose/UDP-xylose synthase — protein MKKVLILGVNGFIGHHLSKRILETTDWHVYGMDMSTDRIPDLLDHPRMHFFEGDITINKEWVEYHVKKCDVILPLVAIATPSTYVTAPLRVFELDFEANLPIVRSAAKYGKHLVFPSTSEVYGMCHDEEFDPEHSELICGPINKPRWIYSNAKQLMDRVIWGYGMEGLNFTLFRPFNWIGAGLDSIHTPKEGSSRVVTQFFGHIVRGENISLVDGGSQKRAFTDIDDGIDALMKIIANKDGTASGKIYNIGNPVNNYSIRELAGMMLELAHHYPEYAAGAAQVKIVDTTAGAYYGAGYQDVQNRVPKITNTCEELDWKPSTTMADALKKIFDAYRGQVAAALALMD, from the coding sequence ATGAAAAAAGTCCTCATCCTTGGCGTCAATGGTTTCATCGGCCACCACCTGTCGAAGCGCATCCTGGAGACCACCGACTGGCACGTGTACGGCATGGACATGAGCACCGACCGCATCCCGGACCTGCTCGACCACCCGCGCATGCATTTCTTCGAAGGCGACATCACCATCAACAAGGAATGGGTGGAGTACCACGTCAAGAAGTGCGATGTGATTCTGCCGCTGGTGGCGATTGCGACGCCGTCGACTTATGTGACCGCGCCGCTGCGCGTATTCGAACTGGACTTCGAGGCCAACCTGCCGATCGTGCGTTCGGCCGCCAAATACGGCAAGCACCTGGTGTTCCCGTCGACCTCGGAAGTGTATGGCATGTGCCACGACGAGGAATTCGATCCCGAGCATTCGGAGCTGATCTGCGGCCCGATCAACAAGCCGCGCTGGATCTATTCGAACGCCAAGCAGCTGATGGACCGCGTGATCTGGGGCTACGGCATGGAAGGCTTGAACTTCACGCTGTTCCGTCCGTTCAACTGGATCGGCGCCGGCCTCGATTCGATCCACACGCCGAAGGAAGGTTCTTCGCGCGTGGTGACGCAGTTCTTCGGCCACATCGTGCGCGGCGAGAATATCTCGCTGGTGGACGGCGGCTCGCAGAAGCGCGCCTTCACCGACATCGACGACGGCATCGATGCGCTGATGAAGATCATCGCCAACAAGGACGGCACGGCCAGCGGCAAGATCTACAACATCGGCAACCCGGTCAACAACTATTCGATCCGCGAACTGGCCGGCATGATGCTGGAACTGGCGCACCACTATCCTGAATACGCGGCTGGCGCGGCCCAGGTCAAGATCGTCGATACGACCGCCGGCGCCTACTACGGCGCCGGTTACCAGGACGTGCAGAACCGCGTGCCGAAAATCACCAACACCTGCGAAGAGCTGGACTGGAAGCCGTCCACCACCATGGCCGACGCGCTGAAGAAAATCTTCGACGCCTACCGCGGCCAGGTCGCCGCCGCACTAGCGCTGATGGACTAA
- a CDS encoding polysaccharide deacetylase family protein — translation MVLKIDVDTWRGTREGVPHLVRMLKAHQAGATFLFSLGKDHTGWALRRALRPGFFSKVSRTSVVEHYGLKTLMYGVLLPGPDIGRECAAEMRAVQDAGFECGIHTWDHVLWQDNVARRDAAWSTAMMRKAAARFTQVFGVAPRTHGAAGWQMNNGAFAEHDNAGYAYASDGRCVLKEDGTLADAADGPHRLADGDKQLSHIQMPTTLPTLDELLGCEINGLTITTGNIAAFLLQLTAGATRDHVYTLHAELEGQKLAPIFEQLLAGWQAQGYQLASMADYHQKLQHLPLPVCPITWGELPGRSGRLIVQGPARAS, via the coding sequence ATGGTGCTGAAGATCGACGTCGACACCTGGCGCGGCACCCGTGAAGGCGTTCCCCATCTGGTGCGCATGCTCAAGGCGCACCAGGCCGGCGCCACCTTCCTGTTCTCGCTCGGGAAGGACCATACCGGCTGGGCGCTGCGCCGCGCGCTGCGCCCCGGCTTTTTCAGCAAGGTATCGCGCACCTCGGTGGTGGAACACTACGGCCTGAAAACACTGATGTACGGCGTGCTGCTGCCGGGACCGGACATCGGCCGCGAGTGCGCCGCCGAAATGCGCGCCGTGCAGGACGCCGGCTTCGAATGCGGCATCCACACCTGGGACCACGTGCTGTGGCAGGACAACGTCGCCAGGCGCGACGCCGCCTGGTCGACCGCCATGATGCGCAAGGCCGCCGCCCGCTTTACACAGGTGTTCGGCGTGGCGCCGCGCACCCACGGCGCGGCCGGCTGGCAGATGAACAACGGCGCCTTCGCCGAGCACGACAACGCCGGCTACGCCTACGCCTCGGACGGCCGTTGCGTGCTCAAGGAAGACGGCACGCTGGCCGATGCGGCCGACGGCCCGCACCGCCTGGCCGATGGCGACAAGCAGCTGTCGCACATCCAGATGCCCACCACCCTGCCCACGCTGGACGAATTATTGGGCTGCGAAATTAACGGTTTGACCATTACAACTGGTAATATAGCCGCCTTTTTGCTGCAGTTGACGGCCGGCGCCACGCGCGACCACGTTTATACTTTGCATGCAGAACTTGAAGGGCAGAAACTTGCCCCCATATTCGAGCAGTTATTGGCAGGATGGCAAGCACAAGGATACCAACTGGCGTCCATGGCCGACTACCATCAAAAGCTTCAACACCTGCCTTTGCCGGTTTGCCCCATCACCTGGGGCGAGCTGCCGGGACGTTCGGGCCGGTTGATCGTACAAGGCCCCGCCCGAGCCAGTTAA
- a CDS encoding peroxiredoxin has translation MTGGQTFQLSGRPARYTVLFFYPKDNTPGCTTENIAFRDLHDKFAAAGAEVYGISRDSLRSHEGFKTKLGLPFELISDPDEAVCLQFNVMKMKQMYGKTVRGVERSTFVIDADGQLVKEWRGVKVAGHVDEVLEFVARQA, from the coding sequence ATGACCGGCGGCCAGACCTTCCAGCTGTCCGGCCGCCCGGCGCGTTACACCGTGCTGTTCTTCTACCCCAAGGACAACACCCCAGGCTGCACCACCGAAAACATCGCCTTCCGCGACCTGCATGACAAGTTCGCCGCCGCCGGCGCCGAAGTCTACGGCATCAGCCGCGATTCGCTGCGTTCGCACGAAGGCTTCAAGACCAAGCTGGGCCTGCCGTTCGAGCTGATTTCCGACCCGGACGAGGCGGTGTGCCTGCAGTTCAATGTCATGAAGATGAAGCAAATGTACGGTAAGACTGTACGCGGCGTTGAGCGCAGTACGTTTGTGATTGACGCTGATGGTCAATTAGTGAAAGAATGGAGAGGCGTGAAGGTAGCGGGTCACGTCGATGAAGTGCTGGAATTTGTAGCGCGTCAGGCTTAG